A window of the Synechococcus sp. JA-3-3Ab genome harbors these coding sequences:
- a CDS encoding segregation/condensation protein A, whose protein sequence is MAYSPTEEAIALLIDLAERGEINPWDVQVIDVIDRFLARMAPTASSHDLSESGQAFLHAAMLVYLKAMALSKPEDEESEETNPVQVEEDPWLSWSSAQLDRVLQPRAVPRPSRTRPITLKELIGHLQELETLLEQRLEPASRPLAQRVSRKQALSAVAQLAHPENLVETAAELESLLAQLWQQGLAQISFDDLQQYFCQESALKGSGGASHPIQVFWSLLLMASRSQVELYQEEFYGPLTIRPCRRGSLLE, encoded by the coding sequence ATGGCCTACTCACCGACTGAAGAGGCAATTGCTTTGCTTATCGATTTGGCGGAACGGGGCGAGATTAACCCGTGGGATGTGCAGGTTATCGACGTCATCGATCGGTTTTTAGCCCGTATGGCTCCCACTGCCAGCAGCCATGACCTGTCGGAGTCGGGACAGGCTTTTCTCCATGCCGCTATGTTGGTCTATCTCAAGGCGATGGCGCTGTCGAAGCCGGAAGACGAAGAAAGTGAGGAGACCAACCCGGTGCAGGTGGAGGAGGATCCCTGGCTGAGTTGGTCGTCGGCCCAACTGGATCGCGTGTTGCAACCCAGGGCCGTGCCCCGCCCGAGTCGGACTCGGCCCATCACCCTCAAAGAACTAATCGGCCACCTGCAGGAGCTGGAGACCTTGCTGGAACAGCGCCTTGAGCCTGCCTCAAGGCCCCTGGCTCAACGGGTTTCTCGCAAGCAAGCGCTATCAGCAGTCGCTCAGTTGGCCCACCCAGAAAACCTCGTAGAGACCGCCGCCGAGCTGGAATCTCTGCTTGCCCAACTTTGGCAGCAGGGTCTCGCCCAAATCAGCTTTGACGACCTGCAGCAATACTTTTGCCAAGAAAGCGCTCTAAAAGGCAGTGGCGGGGCTTCCCACCCGATTCAGGTGTTCTGGTCGCTATTGCTAATGGCTTCTCGCTCGCAGGTTGAGCTTTACCAGGAGGAGTTCTACGGCCCCTTGACCATTCGTCCCTGCCGTAGGGGATCCCTCCTAGAATAG